Part of the Quercus robur chromosome 5, dhQueRobu3.1, whole genome shotgun sequence genome, gagatcatgtgtagggcctttcCTACGATGCTGAAGGGTCCTacgagaatttggttcagtagATTAACACCAAACTCTATCAACACTTTCAAGGAGTTAAGCACCCAGTTCACCTCGCACTTTATTGGGGGACATAGGTACAAGAGGTCTATTGCATGTTTGATGAGCATCAAGCAGTGAGAAGATGAGACGTTGAGATCTTACATAACTCGTTTCAACAAGGAGGCCCTTTCAATTGACGAAGCGGATGATAAGATACTCGTAGCAGCATTCACTAATGGGTTATGAAAGGGGAAgttcttgttttctttatacaagAACAAGCTAAAAACCATGACGGATGTGCTCTATAGAGCCACTAAATACATAAACGCAGAAGATGCATTGCTGGCCCGCGAGGAGAAGCCCAGAAAGAGGGAAAGACAGGAGGACACATGACAGGATAGAGGACGAAAGATGGCTAGAACCGGAGATCGACGAGATGAAAGGCGCTCTAGACCCCCTACTGGGAAGTTCACAAGCTTCACCCTATTAACCACCCTGATAGATCAAGTCTTAATGCAGATCAAAGACGAAGGAGCCCTGTCGTTCCCTAGTAAGCTAAAGGGAGATCCCAACAAGAGGCCAAAGGACAAGTATTGCCGCTTTCACCGTGACCACGGGTGTGACACAACCAACTGCTATAATCTGAAACAGCAGATTGAGGCtcttattagacaaggaaagctaCAGAGGTTCGTCAATAAGGAAAGAACCGATCCGCCCCAGGAGCAGGTCTCATGACAAGAGAACGAGCGCCCTAGACCACTTATAGGGGACATAAGAATGATCGTAAAGGGCACAACCGTTGCCGGATCTTCCAAAAAAGCCCGCAAAACCTACCTCAGAATGGTCCATAGCGTCCAACTTACAGGATTCGTACCTAAAATGCCACGAATAGACAACCCCATCATTGGATTTTCAGAAGATGATGCTCGAAGACTTCACCATCCGCATGACGACGCACTTGTGGTCAGCTTGCAAATAGGAGATTATAACATGCATCGGGTCCTTGTCGATAACGGCAACTCAGCGGACATCCTATACTACCCGGcattccagcaaatgaggattgacagggaATGGTTAACCCCAACGAATGCCCCTCTCGTGGGATTTGGAGGAACAAAGGTGTTCCCTTTGAGCGCGATCACACTATCTGTGACGGCAGGTGACTATCCTCAGCAGATCACTAGGGAGGTAACGTTTCTCGTAGTCGACTGCTCGTCCGCCTACAATGCCATTCTCGGATGACCCACTCTCAATTCCTGGAAGGCAGTGACTTCAACATACCACTTGATAATTAAATTCCCAACTAATTATGGGGTGGGAGAACTGCGAGGAAATTAAGTGGCAACGTGGGAATGCTATATTGCCATGTTAGAGATGGAGGATCAACAGCAAACAATGTGCATAGGAGAACAACGAGCACTAGTAGAGCCAGTTGAGGAACTGGAAGAGGTGAACCTTGATAACACACGGCCGGAACGGACGACTAGAATTGGCACACTAGCTAGTTGGCTGGTACGCCAAGCGCTCACGACATTCCTCAGAGATAACCAAGACGTGTTCACCTGAAGTCACGAAGACATGCCAGGAATTGACCCCTTAATCATATTTCACAAGTTAAATATGTCGCCCTCATTCCCTCCAATTCGACAAAAGAAACGAGTGTTCTCTCAGGAGAGGGACAAGGCCATAGCGGAGGAAGTTTGAAAATTACTACAGGCAGATTTCATCCGAGAAGTATACTACCCCGACTGGTTGGCAAACGTCGTCATGGTTAAAAAGGCCAAcggaaaatggaggatgtgcgtagattTCACGAACCTCAACAAAGCTTGCCCTAAAGATAACCACCCACTCCCACGGATAGATACTTTGGTGGACTCAACTGCAAGACACTAGCTCTTAagtttcatggacgctttctcagaCTACAACTAAATCAAAATGGAAGAagctgatcaagagaagacctccTTTGTTACAAGCCAGGGACTGTTCTACTACAAGGTGATGTCATTCGAACTCAAAAATGTtggggcaacataccagaggttaatgaacaaaatgtttgcgcagcagattgggaggaacgtacaagtttatgttgacGACATGTTAGTAAAGAGTCTGCGCGAAGATGATCACCTAGACAACCTCAAGGAGACCTTTGACACACTCAAGTcatacaacatgaagctcaatccaaacaagtGCACGTTCGGAGTGACGGCGGGGAAATTCCTGGGCTTCATGGTGTTCCAAAGAGGTATAGAGGTTAACCCGACGGGCCATAATGGAGTTAGAACCACCAAGGGCGGTTAAGGAGGTCCAGTGTTTGAATGGAAAAATCACAGCCTTGAACAAGTTCGTCTCAAGAGCGACGGATAGATGTCTACCCTTCTTCCGCACTCTAAGAAaatcattcgagtggacggacgaatgCCAGATGGCATTTGACGACTTAAAGGCATATCTTTCATCTCCACCGTTGCTCAGTCCATCCAAGCTAGGAGAAGAGCTTTACCTATATTTAGCCGTTTCACAAGCTGCTGTAAGCACAGCTTTGGTAAGAGAGGAAGTCGGATCTCAAAGACCAGTCTACTTTACAAGCCGAGCGCTTCGAGGAGCAGAAGAGAGGTACCCTCAGATGGAGAAGCTAGCTTTCGCATTGGTAATTGCAGCGCGAAGACTCAAATCGTACTTCCAAGCACATACCATTGTTGTCTTGACGGACAAGCCCTTGAGAAAAGCTATGAGTAGTCTAGAGGCAGCAGGAAGAATGGGTTTGTGGGTAGTAGAGCTTAGCGAGTTTGACATACAATACCATCCGCGAACGGTTGTGAAATGGCAAGTAGTGGCTGACTTTATCGCTGAATTCACCCTCGGAGACAGCCGAGGGGCAGAGAAGAAAAGACAATGGAATATTTATACAGACAGATCATCAAATAGACGAGTCGGGGCGACCGGCGTGGTGATCCAAATTCCAGAGGGGGATACGATCCAGTGTATGATCCGACTAGATTTCCCCACAACCAACAATGAGGTAGAATATTAAGCCTTGGTGGCAGGGCTAGACCTCGCAAAGGCTGCATGTGCAGAAAACgtggtcgtgcattgcgactcGCAGGTAGTAATAAGTCAGATTAATGGCGGCTATGAGTGTAAGAATGAAAGGATGAAGAGGTATCTAGAAGAAGTGAAGTATCGAATCGGCAACCTCGAAGTTAAATtcattcaaatcccaagggaagaaaaTAAATGTACTAACCATCTAGCAAAAGCTGCCTCAGCCGAATTTATGCTGGTCCCCGAACATGTATTATCATTTGTTCAAGTCTCCTCACTTATTGATGATGGAACGAATGTCCAGGAAGTAGATATTGAATGCAATTGGACTACGCCATTGATATCCTATTTGAGAGCTGGCGTGCTACCAAACGAGAAGGGCGCCGCTAGAAAGTTAAAGGTCCAGGCATCACGATTTGTGTTGATAAAAGATGTCTTATACAAAAGAGGGTTCTCACAACCGTACCTGAGGTGTTTCGGCCATGAGGAAGCAAATTACGTAATGAGAGAAATCCACGAAGGTATCTACGGAAACCATTTAGGGGCACGGTCATTAGTACACAAGATGATCCGAGCAGGATACTATTGGCCTATAATGCAAAAGGACACGCAAGCTTATGTCAAGTCCTGCGACAAGTGTCAGAGGTTTAGCAATTTCATCAGGCAACCatccgaagagctgacccccaTGATGGCACCTTGGCCATTCGCTTaatggggactagatatcatgggcCCATTCTCGACGGCAGTCAGGCAGCTAAAGTTTCTGGTAGTTGGCATcgactacttcactaagtgggtagAAGCAGAGGCCTTAGCCACTATTACGGAGAAGAATATCCGAAGTTTTGTTTGGAGAAATATTATATGCAAGTACGGGATACCCAGAGTGTTGGTCTCTGACAATTGTAAGCAATTCGACAACAGCGCATTCAGAGACTTCTGCTCAGAGCTATGGATTAAAATTCACTACTCGTCACTCGCACACCCACAGGCTAATGGGTAAGTCGAAGTaacgaaccgatccttgctcaagataatCAAGACCTGACTCGAAGGGGCAAAGGGTATCTGGCCGGACGAACTACCAAGCGTTCGGTGGGCATACCGAACTACATCAAGAACACCCACTAGAGAAACGCCATTTCGACTAGCATATGGAAGTGAAGCTGTCATTCCCGCAGAAGTGGAGCTTACAAGCTATCGGGTGGAGAACTACGACAAGGATAAGAACGAAGAGGCCATGCGCCttcagctcgacctagtggaaGAAGTCAGAGTGGTAGCAGAGCAAAGGTTGGTGTGTTATCAAAATCTCATGGCGAAACACTACAACTCCAACATCAGGCATAGAGACTTTCAAGTTGGTGATCTTGTACTACGGAAGGTAATGGGCACCACCAGAGATCCTTTGCAAGGGAAGCTCAgccctaattgggaaggaccctacaggatcGCATCATGTCAGAGGAAGGGCACCTACCACCTCAAGACGCTGGACAGACAAAAGCTGCAGCACCCATGGAACACGGAGCACCTACgaaaatactaccagtagagaTAATATGAAAAACAGTGACGATCCCTAATTTCCCAGTTTATTTAATCTTAGCTACAATTACtagtttttttaacaatttttgctacaatactttgtacctttttaagcccaagggggcaggtactttttcctacaaatgcattttttttaagacgAATATTCAGACACAACCGTGTTTTTCTACTTGAATTCTTACAAAGTTCAAAAGTGGATAAGAGAAAACAATGTCCAAAAAGTGGACGGACCACCCATAGGGGGGAAActattaccaagtccacaaagtggacgaatcaCCCATAGTGTGAAAATTTATTATCAagcccacaaagtggacgaacCACCTATAGGGTGGAAACTATTATTAAAGTCCATAAGCTGGACGGATAATCCCGGACGAGTGAAAATCAAAGTCCATAACAATGGATGAGTaataaataaagtccacaagacggACGAATCATCCCAAGAGGGATGAAGTTTCTAAAGTCCATAAACATGGACGGACACAAATAAAGTCCAGAAACTGGATGAATCATCACAGGAGGATGAAAAACTCTAAGTCCAGAAACTGGATGAGTCCAGAAACTGGATGAATATAAAGTCCATAAACTAGACGAATCATCCCAAGAGGATGAAAATTTCTTAGTCCAGAAAATTGGATGGATACAATataaagtccataaagtggacggatcatcccaggaGGATGAAAAATTCTAAGTTAAAAAATTGGACAGATATAAAGTCCATAaactggacggatcatcccaggaGGATGAAAAATTCTTTGTCCAGAAAATTGGACAGATACAATataaagtccataaagtggatggATCATCCCAAGAGGATGAAAAACTCTAAGTCCAAAAATTGGACGGATATAAAGTCCATAaactggacggatcatcctaggAGGATGAAAAATTCTTAGTCCAGAAAattggacggatacaatataaagtccataaagtggacagATCATCTCAGGAGGATGAAAACTTCTAAGTCCACAAAAGTGGACGGATATAAATAAAGTCCAGAaactggacggatcatcccaggaGGATGAAAAACTCTAAGTCCAAAAATTGGACGGATATAAAGTCCATAaactggacggatcatcccaagaGGATGAAAAATTCTAAGTCCAAGAATTGGACGAATAAATTAAAATCCAGAAattggacggatcatcccaagaAGGATGAAGATTCTAAGTCCACAAAGGTGAACAGATATAAATAAAGTCCAGAAtctggacggatcatcccaggaGGATAAAAAATTCCAAgtccaaaatcacaaacaataGTCCAAATGAGACGGGCATAAAAACCACAGAATAAGGCAAGATAGATACCATTGACAGATAAAATTATGAAAAGCCCTCAAAGGGCAATTGTTCAATATACAAAATTAATGACGGATTGTTctcaaacttgaaaaaaaaaaaaaaactactttattctTGAGGGTCAGTATCCTTTTCTTGATGGGCTTCATCGACTACCAAAGGGCCTTGACCTTGAACATCCTGAGCTTGAGCGGACTCTCCGTCACCCAAATTTGCGTCCTCAGCAAAAAGGTCGTCGATGTCCTCTGAAGCGATGGGCATAAAGGAGGTCTGAGCTTGGTCTTCAACTTTAATATTCGAAACATCCAGGTCAGGATAGGCGATCTTGACCTGACGGAGGGCGTCATCAAAACCTTGAAGGAAGGAGTCTCCCAGCTCTGACAGCAAGGCGTCGGAGTCACGATACTCACATATCGCCAACTCTTTAGCCTAATGGAGCCTATCCTCCAGATCCTTTATCTCCTTGTCCTTACCATCAAGGGCCTTTTTCACCTCCTCCATGCTCTGATCAAGGTCTTTCCTTACCCTCTCCAAAAGTTCAAACTTTTTCTCCATTTTAGACTTCCAAACTTGAAGCTGGTTCAGGTCCTCTTCCGTCTCCCCTGCCTTTGCCCGTACACGCTCCAAGGCCGTCTCGTTTGTAAGAcactgtcccatcagccccttcaTCATAACCATGGcctgaaacaaaacaaaaaaaaaaaaaacaaaaaaaaaaaaaaggaagttagAGGGGAAGCCAACTGGGAGGACAGACATTAAGTTGACGGTCAGGATTACCTGAGCGATTGCAAAAAGACCAGTCTCCCCCATAGCCTCCGTGGAGTAATTGCTCAGGTCCTCATAGTCCTCCGACGAGATGATGGACGAGTGTTGCTCCAAGGCATGTTTAGAGCCTTCGTGGAGGAGGACGGGTGGTTTCTCCTGATTAGTGGACGGAGCCTTCATAAGGCCTTTACCAATCCCGTGCTTTACTTTAGGGACCATCTTCGCCCCCTCGGCCATTAGCCCTACAACGGGCTCCAAAGGGACTTTGGGCTTCTTAGCTAGACGGTCCCCCTTTGGCAGCTATTTTCTCTTGGTGAACGGATTACTTGAGCCCGTCCCCTTGAGAGACACGTCGCCGGTCTCCTTCTTCTCTGCAGCCTGCGACCTAATTAGTGCCCTCCTCATAGCGTCATCCATTTATGTAAAAACGGACGAACAATGTTAgttactaataaaaataaatgacattTGAGAAGGATAAGGCAACGGACTTACGTCTGTGAATTTTGGCATCATACTTAGCGGCTGCTGATGTTGGTGCAGGACCGTCACAATACCAGTGAATGGTATCAAGCGTCACTAGTTttgcccaagtcctttcctccggttTGGTCTTTGCAAAAATTCTCTCCAAAAAACTAAACTCCTCAAGACTAACTTGTGGATGCCGTCTAACTGCAAATGAAAAGGACAGAttaaaaaagggagagaaaatagTAAACTGGACAAAtgtaaaaattcataaaataggACGGGTGCATACGAGACGGATGCAATATGCCTCAAGTCGTATCGACGGGCATGTGTTCCGTATCCCCTGGATGACACATCCACTCGTCACCTTCTAGGAAGAAGTAACGGCTCTTCCAGTCCCTATTAGAATCAGGGGTTTCAAATATGACCTTCAATAATGGACTCCTAGCAGCAAAACTATAAATTCCCCTTGATTTGTCTATTTCATCCGGACGGTAGCAGTGAAGGAATTCTCGCACCGTCAGTCTCCTGGCTCCGTCTGTCATAGCACTGTACAAAACCTCCATTGCTATGAAGACCCTACAGGCGTTTGGGGATATTTGGTCGACGGATAGACCCAGATGCTTGAGAAGCTCACGGTGAAGGGAACTTAGTgggaacctaagtcctgccttcAACATCTATTCATACACCTCGACACTTTCTACCCCTTCATAATAGCACTTCTCTGACGCATAGGGTAGACAAATGGGAATGTTATCTGGAATTTGGAAATTGTCCCTAAGTTCCTTGATAGTGGACCTAAAATTGTGCATcgtccactctggcaacatgatgaactccctaagtccaTTAGCACCTACGACGGATCCTACTTGTTGATCCTCGTCGTCATCAGAATCTTCCTCTAGGACGGCCATCTCCctatcctcatttgttgaggacgaAGAAGATGTAGACGGACTCTTATCTTCACTTGTACTCTCTTGTTCTTTGTGATTGGATGGGAATACTTCCTCATAATCCACCCCGTCATGGACAACTGACTGATTACTCAACGCACTAGACATTGCCTACATGGGACGACAAAAACCTAAGACTCTGACGGGTCTAGAAGGGCTGACGGGTTTATTTAATCTAGGAAAATGTAGTGtagcaaaaaagaaaacgaaacttgtgaaaaaagagagaattctTACCAATTTAATAAATGAACGGAGGAAGTTTGTTGGAGACGAATACAGCTACTGGACGGATTGGAGACGGATACAGCTACTGGACGGAGTGTTCTCTGACAAGGGTGACGGTTGCGCTCTGACAAGGTGTTTCAgcaaaaaatggagaaatgaGAGTGGAGGAGTATGATATTTGTATGGgaagtgcacggaagacgaaacGACGCTTCGATCCGGgataaaatccaataaaaaagcGACACGTGTAATGCGTCATAAATGGCCTCCAAACAGCCTGTCAAGGGTATGCACGGGTCCTGGCACCTACGTTGAAGCCGTCAACCCACAAGCATTGGAATCGTCATCCCTGGATGCTTGAAACCGTCACCCCACGGGTCTTTCCACTAGATGTGACCGGCCcatggggtgaagggggcagcTGAAGAGGGTAAAAACTGGGATGACGGATCTGTATAAAGATGGGCCTGACGGGCCCACTTCCATGGGCCAGTAGAAGCCTGGCCCAATTCATACGAAGGATTGATAAGAATGGGCCATGCGTCTACATAGCGGCCAGAAGCCCTAGATGGGGAATACTTGCTACACACGCCTGAATCATCATAGAATcccaaagaaaataggaatccTAGCACCAAAAGAATTCCGGAAGATACGTGCACAAATgaagatcttctctacaaggaaaggTCTTGTTCATCACGTTTGGGACTATTCAAGTagagtcctataaggaaaagacttctacaccaaGGAAGAGGTGCCAgccttctactactataaaaaccccaatgctctcacaaatcaaggtacgcataattaacccctctctagcactctagagttgagaatagTTATAACTTGACCTTcgaagggtatttggccggcaccacaccggtgctctctattaggtcacttctttcttcttgcaggtcACTATTTCAAGCGTGCGAggatcgtgtagctcactggtgatttttacGGCATCATCATAAACCATAGCAAGCATGCCTTACTTTAATGTGATAATCAAGTTGCTCTCCATATTTGTAGCAAACCTAGTCTATCACGAACACACTTAGCATATCGAGATAAACTATCATCTAATTCGAgaaaatattcaacaatatgTGATAAAGACCTTCCACATCTCAAGTACAAATTAGATAGTAGACATTTTCACTAAAGCCTTGGGGCTTCTAGTAATAGACTAAATGAGACTTTTGAACATTTATCAAACTACGGTTCAATCCAAGTCAATTCAAGAGAGAAAGGTTGATGTTTCATTATAGATATAGCTACGACTAGTTTGAGAGAGAGTGTTAACAAGAAAGTAGAAAAGGTCCCAACGATGTCGGTTTGTAGGTTGAAGAGATTGATGAGAAATAAAACACTACAATGACATCGtttcattaaaacaaatttaagtgAAGCATTAAAGAAGTGAATGATTCATAATGGAATCATTTCCTTAATTAATGCTAGATCAGATCAGATTTACTTAACGACTTCCAATTTATTTCAAGCACATGTCAAACAAGATGTAAGCAGTGGCGGCTTCAAGAATTTTTTCCAAGGTGTTCCTTAAGAAtgataaattacacaatctaataaaaaaggaaattcatatattgtcgccaacaacaacaaaaaaatacataaattcatATCTAAACGAAGATTTTCTAAGTTAAAGTTAACACAAATCcgcttagaagatgaagatgaatcttacacaaaaaatttatcttAGGTATGTGAtttctttatcaaatatttgtcgaTAATaactagcaaaagaataaacaataaattataagtttatttgaaatattaataaaattattaattatttttgtttaattattaattatttgaaatattaataagcAATCTAGCACACACCTCACTGTTTAGTTGGCTTTGCACAATGTAAAGAATACAAATAGACTACATCATCCACCTTACTGAACCACtgcctaacataatttattttttatttttgtcttttaataatGTGTTGTTCTGGGTGTTGCTTTTAAGTGGACCAGGACCACTACCTCAATCCAATGTCACAGCCCCAACCCCATCCCTCACTCAAGAGACAATAACCAATCAACAGTCAACACAAATACACAATTACATATTTACAGATATACACTTACACAAAAAGCCAATTTAGCCAAAAGAGAACTAGAGGAAAGCCTAAGTCTAAGTcagagcaaagaaaaagagagatttcaaaagacaaaaaaaatagtCAGTAAGTCTAAATCTAATACTCACAAGGTAGACTataagataaagaaaaagagagagagaacgccGCTCTTAGTTAGAGGCTCAGAGTAGAGAtgagataaagaaaaagagagagaactgaaATACCTTGATGTTGCCTGAAGTTCTTATGCCGATCTCGCAGTCACCAATCTCCAATCTGGGCAAGGGAATCTCCGATCTCACCGTCGACTGCTCTGGGTGTGGCTGTTGCAGTGTTGTTGAGTCGCTTTTGCCGAGGACCTGAGGTTCTTATATGAGAAAAACCCATGCTCTGGTTTCTTTAGGTTAGGTTGTAATTGGGTATACAAGtatattgggttttgggttttggcttttttattttttttattattatttttttttttttgagaatccgtggCTTTGCTACCATGTTGGGTTTGCTTtaccttgtttttttctttagattgggTTTGTAATCTGCtgtttaggattgatgttgggcttCTTTTCCCTAGTGGGCTTGTtctattacaaatttttttttttttttttttttttagattttagttcaaaatttttatttgggttttttttttttttttgaaagtagagcaaatatatatatatattttctttttgagggtGTTCTTAATTTTGGTTGAGGGTGttcctagtttttttttaagggtaaacaaataattttttttaattattatatatatattttttttttcaagttaggGTGTTCCTAGGAATACCCTGGCCTAAACGTGGCTCCACCATTAGATGTAAGAACTGGCTAGTTTaggctaggttttttttttttttttttcacaaacctTCAACCTCTTGCTACCACCGCCCATCATGCCTCCACCCTTCTCCTCGCCTATCGCGCCTTCGCACATTACCTCTCAGTCTTACAGAATCTATTATACATGGAAGCACGTGGAGTTTTCTATTTGTTTAAATATAAGTGGGTCAactgattttctttttcctatggTGGTTGTGAGTTTCAAATGGTGGTGATTGTGAttggttttggtggtggtgatggtgggtAGTGATGAGTTTCAGATAGAGAGACTGACGGAGAGGAagagtaataaaaaagaaaagaaaagagaaatgaataaataaaggAATAAAACATGAAATTAGAACATGTGATGTAAAATGTATTGTCAAATACTATATTAAAGTAGTAAAAGTAAGTTTTGgtatatgaaataaaattgtttttgcaaCAATAGCTCATGCTGATGCTCTTAATAGAAGGTGGGtattaatttagtttattttaatgGGTAATGTGTTAAAGTAAGAGATAAAATATAGGGTGCaatattaaatattatgctaaaatagataaagtaattttttaaagggttaaaatggaaattttttaaaacatccgATGCTGATGGTCAATATCAAGTTTTGTTGTtgcagactgagagctctttggTTGGAGCATGGGTGTGCTTTGCTTCCATGATTCAGTGATCGCCCACCTTCATTTGAACACCTTGGTCGAGGAGGGTCGTCGATCATAACCCGCGTTGGATGATAAAGTGAAGTAGGACTATAATTGGGGCATGAACATAGTTTTGGACCTAGTATTCCATGGGTCTAAAACATTCTCCAAGTCTGTTTCAGGCTTGGGCTTTAAAGGGTCTTGGACGTGAACATAGTTTTGGACCTATCACTCTTCTTCACTCTGTAGTGCTTTTTAAACTCGTTGCTGAATTGGTCTCTAATATTACGGTTCTAGAAATAAATAtgaatcaaaatttatttttagaaattgaaaatataaccaAGATTTATATTGTGATATAGTGCTATTGGACATAGATGTATTTATGAGTTCCAGGAAATATATCAAGCTGTTTAATCAAGAATTCAAGAGTAATTTGATTGTAGAAGTTAAACAATATCTAGATATATAGAACAGATGGACATAGATTTAAATATATTGCATTGATTTGCCAAGTTCCACTGTAGAATGACTTGTGCCGAGTTGCAGTCTTATTTGGTCAAGTGGCTCTTCTTGATTTGCCATCACAAGAAAGAATCAATTTAATACTGCGTCATACTGTAAAAGTGTAAGACTCTCATGTACATAACCATTTAGAGATGCCCCAATGTCCTCCCCTACAGATTTTCCATAGTTCCAAAAggagcttatatatatatatgaaaaaaaaatattacaattatAGA contains:
- the LOC126728235 gene encoding uncharacterized protein LOC126728235; the protein is MELEPPRAVKEVQCLNGKITALNKFVSRATDRCLPFFRTLRKSFEWTDECQMAFDDLKAYLSSPPLLSPSKLGEELYLYLAVSQAAVSTALVREEVGSQRPVYFTSRALRGAEERYPQMEKLAFALVIAARRLKSYFQAHTIVVLTDKPLRKAMSSLEAAGRMGLWVVELSEFDIQYHPRTVVKWQVVADFIAEFTLGDSRGAEKKRQWNIYTDRSSNRRVGATGVVIQIPEGDTIQCMIRLDFPTTNNEVVISQINGGYECKNERMKRYLEEVKYRIGNLEVKFIQIPREENKCTNHLAKAASAEFMLVPEHVLSFVQVSSLIDDGTNVQEVDIECNWTTPLISYLRAGVLPNEKGAARKLKVQASRFVLIKDVLYKRGFSQPYLRCFGHEEANYVMREIHEGIYGNHLGARSLVHKMIRAGYYWPIMQKDTQAYVKSCDKCQRFSNFIRQPSEELTPMMAPWPFA